TGACTTTCTTCGTCCAGGTTGTTGTGAAAATGTTGTCTTGACAAATAGGGGGAAGCCTAGGCCCAACACACCCATCCTGGTGTGGGTACAATGACCTACGAATCGTGTATACAATAGATCTTATTTTTAGATACAATGGGTACTGTGGTTGGTTATTGACAGAGGCTTTATACATTCATTATTAAGTATGACAGGCCCTGGCGTTCGCATGAACCGTCTCTGGATACGTCGGAATTCTCACTCGAAATGGGTGGTACAGTCGCCAGCTCACTGctctttgaaatatatacaacttTAGAGACATAGAACAGAACTAAAAGTATGACGATGGCTGGGTCGACCAGCTGAAATACTATAGTTAGTAAAGAATCAGCATTAGGCAGATTTCGGCCTCTCTCATTTAATTGTGGCACTATAATGCTATCACGTTATGTACGCCACGAAATCTGACCTGATTTTGTCAACTGCAATGAACAATTTATCTATCATAGATCATTTCTCGTTGATCTATATTACATGTAAATAACATAACGGAATTTGGGTCAAATTGACAGATAAGTTAAACCTTGAATTACTAATAGCACAGCGTCAACGCACTAAGTGCgatacaaacaaataaacgtcTGACATGTGATATGCGTCATGGAAAATAACTGGTGCAGCCTATATTCGGGGTTCATCCTTGTTCGTGTAGAGTAGTTTGTTAACTATCTGACAGCTTGTTGTTGTTCATGTGTTTGCTTCCTTGATGTTGCTGATTCATAGGATTACgtgaatttgaaatgaacaCTTGGCAACTCTTTTATGAATAAAAGGTATATCAGTTTGAGATGGGATTTATCAGAGGGACAAAATAGATAGTTTGGTGCGTTCGTTGCGACAAGAATACGATCAACCTATACCGGAATAGCATgttctgtaaacctgatagaagcggtcgCCGGTGCTGAGTTTGTAATCCGTAAACCTGATAGTTCAAgtggccggtagagagtttggcAGATTCCGATCGGTCTCTGCCGATTCCGAAAGTCTCGGTATTGAGTTTGTGAATCTCGAATCGATATTACTTAAACGATTGAAATCTGCCTTTAAAGGTGAATAGTACAAATTACGTAAAAAAATCAACGTGGGCAGCTTGTGTGTTAACATGAGTAGGCTTAACTTTGAAACCAGGCATATGTGCTTGTTCAGAAAAGTATGTGTGCTTTGTCAGCACTTTTTGAGCTGCAAATGActgaattgtgaattttgtttttcagtagGCCTAAAATAATGCATAATGGCGGAGAGTAATCCACAGATAAACGTAGATAATTCGGAATCAGTTCAAATCGGCGACAAATgtacaatgataataaatcagtgTTGCCACCATGAAGATAAACTATCCAACGAAAGACCTCCTCAGAATCTAGGtaattatcgattttaaccatCTTAACCGTTAAGGGGGCTCGTTTTGGTTCTAGGGCACCGTACTCTTTTTGACCTCCGAAGTCTCCAACCGAATTATCCGGTTGGCTCCACACTAAATCCGAATCGCACCCGCACCTTAACAGGACGGAGGTTTGGAACACGCTAAAAGGTCATTTGACCAATATAAGAATACGATTGGAGGCAAACGGATGCTCCGATCTGATTACTGAGTAAAGCCTTACTGCAATCGTAAATCATAAGACTTTTCCAAAGGCCGGAGACAACAAGGATACCTTGCCCCTGGAGAATGGTCCAATCGACCCACTTGGTTTTAATCTTTGTACAaaacacaaaaagaaaaataggatATTAACCCACCATGTAGCCTATTATCTGAAAACAAAtatgaaatcattatttctcTGATCGAAAATAAGGTACTTCATGTAgtaattgttttatatttgcaCTATAAAAATCCAAAACTGATCTAATTATTACAGAAGTCAATCAAGTTCAGAAGTGTCTCGAACGAACGTACGACCAAATGATCGATGTTGAAGATTACAAAGAGGTTTGGTGGAGCgataaattcatcaatttcCACGACTTCTTCACCAGAGAACACGCAAAAATTCGACCCCGAAAGCAGAATGAAAACAACGAGGAGCAGTCAGTGATTTTACCCGATGATTTCGAGAAGCTTTTCGCTTATTACCCGCGCGCTATGAAACGTGTGTGCCTCGTAGGTGAGCCCGGTATGGGTAAAACAACGCAGGTTATAAATCTGGTTTTGAACTGGACGAGCTCACCGACGGAGTTTCTAAAGGGGTTCCCTATGTTGTTTTATATACCGTTAAATGATCTGCCCACTGATAACCCGTGTATTCATACGTACATTTTCGAAAATCTTTTGAATCAAGAAATCAAACAGGATCTGCCGATTAGTATTTTTGAGACATTCGTACGGAAAAATTCAGAGAAGGCGATATTCTTTCTAGACGGCTTCGACGAGTTGAAAAGCGATAAAGCGAAGAAGGACATCGTACGCGTTATCAATGCATTACCGAAAGCGCATATCGTCATAACAACACGTGAGTCCGGGGGCAGCATAATCGTCACTGATCCAAAATTCACCGTTGCTTCGATATCCGGCTTCAGAATGGAAGAGGTCATCGACATTATGAGGAGAAAATTTCCACAGCGCGATCCGTATGATCTGTTCAACATGCTCAGTAACAAAGTAACTCCTTTATTTAAAAGTATCTACTACAACCCTCTGATACTAcatatgttttgttttctctaTATGGACGAAGAAGAAATTACGGTTCCGTCCAAACTCACCAATATCTACATCGATATGACATGTTTTCTGATCAGTAAACGCGAGGGTTTCGACTTGTCGTCGGAATGTTTTTTCGgcgatattgaaaattcggtAGCGCTCAAacaaatttgtaaaattgCGTACGAGACGCTCATCGCGCGTCAAAACAGCTTTAGCGAAAATCGTCTGAAACCCGACGAATCGAAGAGGACGGCTTTGACGTGCAAAGAGGTGTCACCGCGACATAAATCGGACCGCTCCGTCCAGCTACGATTTGTTCACAAATCTGTGCAAGAATTTCTGGCGGCGGTAGACTCGGTCGTGCAATTCAACGATCATTGTGGCGAAATACCCTGGAACAGATGCGCGTTTGATCAACTACCGGACGAACTTGAGAAATATGGCGAATTATACCCGAGATTCGTTGCAGGGCTACTGCATCGTTACATGCATAACCGTGGCCTTGCTGAACTCTTCAAGACTTTGATAGATGATAGATTTGTAAAAGTAAAAGTGGAGGGTTTCGTGGATGTATTTAGCCGTCGAAATGGACTCCTGATGGCGCTCGTCCCCGATTACGAACGCTTCATCCAGTTACAATCCGAAAGCTATCAATTATCAGATCAGTTGTTAATCTACCTGAATGAAGCCGACTGTCCGGACGACGCCATCGGCGAAATCGTTCACTACATGGGAAAAATGTTAATCGTCCGTGTGGATAGCGGATTCGAAATAAACGTACTGGCAAAAATACTCCGACAAAACGAATGCCCGATCGAGGTTGTTTACATAATAGATCTCAATTACGAACTGGAACCCGGTGGATGCGCCGATGAATACCGCGAATTAGGAACGGCCATAACTAGTAACACTAGTCTTCGGGGTATGATAGTTAAGACGGACACGTCATCGTCATTAGACGGACCAAATCCGTACTTGCCTACGTGTCAGAAGAGCAACAGTATAGATTGGTTTGTGTGGGAAGATGGAAATAATGTTTGTATATGTTACAAGAAGTTTAATTGCGAATGGACTAGAACCAGTCGGTTGATTACGCGTGAAGATGAAGATCAGCTGACCAGTCGTGATGCTTTCACAAAGAGTAGAGAAGAAATTCTGTTAATCGAAACTGCGGCTAGTTCGAAACTTTTAGGCGATATTCGGAAATCCTATCCATTCGTAAAGCATTTATTTCTCCAAGTACCTCCGGTTAAAAGCGAAAATGTGATCGGAGAGCTGACGAAGATAATACCGGTGTTGAAGAGCGTTCACCTCAACGAGATCTTCGATGAATATTTGAGCGGGGAAGAATTTAACTACTTTAACAACGCCTTAAAGTCTTCAGATATCGAAACAATTTGGCTCGATCTGAAGAAATTAACCACAAGTCAATGGGCAGAAATTAGCGACAGCGTCGGTTCAATGCCGAAACTTAAGCACCTTTTTGCTAATGCAAGAATAAGCCGAATTCTAGATCAACTGCCACAGCTGACAGTGTTATCAATAGATTTGCGTTCAGGAGCTGACGGCGACGCGCTTGTTCGGTATCTGTCATCGAATGCGGTAAACGAGCTGCGAGAAGTCGCTATCTCGATGGAACGAAACATCACATTACCATCTTACGACAAATTAAAACGGTATCGACGCTTCGTAGGTTAAAGTTACTCGCGCATAGAAAAAGCATCGATACACAGGACGATATCGACAAAAACGTCGAATTAATCGTCGAATTAATCGATAATCTAGCGCACCTGTCTTTTCTGCATATCGGTTATACGGGCGGCGACCATACTGCGATCATAGACGACATCAAATCAGCGCTAAAGGAACTCAATAAAAAATTGAGAGTCATTTTATCACCTTGGTAGTTCCCCTCTACGACGAACAACGTCCGTTCTAGAGACGGAACGGAACTgcactgatataaaaatttaatcATGAAATCACCGTCGTGAAACATGTATTTCTGTTGAAATCTTAACTGCCCACTTATTATCTAGTATAATTTCGATAATATTCAGCtggaaattatatttcatacattGGATTCCGTAAGTTTAGATATTTCCTTTGGGGGAATGGGGTACGCGCACAACAAGCtatcccgccagatggcgtgacgagtAGTAGGTCACCCgatgtcaaaattagttcattttcaatgaactttgaactggatttttggACTGTCTCCCGaatcgatattattatcaccCAGCACCCAGCAAATAcacaatactttcattcttctactcgGACATCGCTGTAGCTttctcaaataatttattcacaTTTGGAGAAAAGTTTTCATTCAGActttattgaaatgtagaacGACCAAAtatctactagcgaacctggcggatcctcgcctgccatacgtggaatcctcgattgccacagtagcactgcgCGTACCCGTTTTGAGAATGCCGAGAAAGTTGTTGATTATACGAACAGTTATATCAACATTATGCTGGTATAACTGCTACCATAGTAAATTTTCTAGTTAAATCTCTGTTTTATTCTGCTTTGCGCCTCAATAAAATAGATATATCGCAATAATTCATATCATCTTATTACCGTCATTTTTGTTCGTGATTCTATTGTTTCGTGGGCTGATCACCACTGCCATGTGAATCATGTTTTAAAAACGGCGTCTGGTTACTGGAAACATCCCCAAAGATCACAATCGGACTCGATTCACTCTAGTTTCACATAGTCAGGAATGGAACAATAgctgatatttttgattgatatattgtgggttttgtTCAATTAGTTGCTAGACTTTATCAGTCCGCGAGCACCTGCGAGGATCGAGATGGGGACAACACTTCACTGCCGAGTAAAACTGATAGAAACCGCAAACTTTATGTGCCTTGGATTTTTTTATAGTTTTTCAGaaagtcaaacaatttataaaccTAAAGAAACGCGAGAAATCCTACAATAAATACAGCCGAAACGAGAAAAGAagagtatatatatttgcgcaacgtttcggctaaagactataaGCCATCATCGGGCGTAGTGAGAACAGGAGAATATTACAATTTGTTTATACAAGGACAAAACAAAAGAACTGAGTCAGTGATTAAAAAGTCGAAAGGGAAACATATATTAAAGTAATTTGGCGatagatttaacaaaaaacaaaaaggcGGCCTTTTCGATCGTAGAAAATTCAGATTCCGGTTCTGGAGAGTAAGGTAATTTATTTAAGGTGATTCGATTTGTACCACGTGACTGAAGAGTAAAACGATTAGGAGGTGCTAACCCAGAACCCCCCTTTTGACCAAGTGCCCAAAATCACATGTGAAAGAATTCGCCCTACATTGATCTGTGACAAGAGTCTACAGTACTTCTTTAAGCAGTAATATGCACTGAAATAACATAAAATACGGTATACCTTAATTTGCAACGTTTCTGGGGAGGACCCCCGCAAGGGCATATGGCATGCAGCGTTCGCCGGGACGCCCTACACCAGTAAGGAAGTACCCCTGTCATACGAGGCTCAAGCCCCTGATTTCATAGTTGCTTATAGATTAAAACGCTTTCGGTCAAAACCGTCGTCAGCAAAAGTGCAAATTTTACCATCCGCGCTTGCCAGGGCTCGATTGTCACCCACCGAAGCTCACAACATTAACAATCCTGGCGGCAAGCgctaaatattaaaaaaaaacttgtttGGTTGAATACATGTGTGAATATATCGACACtgaattgttgtttttatgtttGAGGAATTCATAAACCGGTTTTGATAATGAGAGCGACTTGCTTTGTCGTGAGAGATTAAACCTGACAGGAGTCTGGCACtgacacacagacacacacacacaagtaTAATATCGGTAGGTATTTTTCTAATGTGTTTTAAAATTCTCCAGTGATATTGATTATAAGATATATGATCTGAAAATCGTAAATTTGTTTAACGAGACTTGTCAGTTTGGCGGATTACGTTGACTAAAATATCGAGGATTAGTTGATTCAATGCGGAACTTCCAACAATTCAATTGAGGATAACATTCAGTAGGAAACTATCGAATCCACTAGGTTTGCAGGTTTTAGATCTAACTTTACTTGAGATTCTGTCACTTCAACCTAATCTCACAATCAGAATAATCTGTTTTCTCTTACCTTTCACAATCAGATTCATCCGATTTAACTAATCTCTCTTATTCAGAATAATCTGATCTAACTAATCCCACAATCAGAATGATCATTTAAGAATCATTTAACCACAATCAGAATGATTTGatttaaccaatctaacatcGATTTAACTAATCTCACTGTCAGAATTAATCTGACTTAACCAATTCCACAATCAGAATTGTTTCATTTAACCACAATCAAAATGGTTTGATTTAACCAATTTCACAATCAAAATAATATGATTTAACCAATCCCACAATCAGAATTGTTTCATTTAACCACAACCagaattgtttgatttaaccaatctaacatcGATTAAACTAATCCCACAATCAGAATGATCTGATTTAACCAATCTCACAATCCGATATCGTGCTGTATTATGAAATAGTATACAATCATCATAATTCATACAATACGCGTCTCGTACAGTTAGTAAATTACTACTAACTGCTACTACtacaaaatatagatataaattcGATTAAAAGGAATTAACGAAGAAAGTAGGTATTTAAGTGGAAAATCAGTTGAAGTATTTGGAAATAAGTAGACTATTTGAGCTCATAGTCTTGTCCTAAGGGAATTAATATCAACACGAATTCATTATCTGCAATCGAAAAATTCGAAATAACTTCAATCGACTAATGTTTAGTCGTGTGTCTATTTTTGGTTTAAATTCCGTTTGGAATGAAAGATTTCTAGAACTGATTCGAGTATTTCCGTCGTTACGGAAATAGGTCAAGCGCCTTTCGAATCGATGCTTTTTTCCGGCGGAAAATCCACATTTCGCAAACAGCTTGTCAACCAGGAAGTTATCTAGACAGTTGTGCGTCAACGTTAGGGTTTATTCCACGACTATATCGACATTTAAATGTTAGAGGTCGATCACGTTATTCGTATGTATATTACATTTTATTTCGTTTCGTTTGTTTCGCTGTGTCAAATTTATAGCTtgtcaaaaaatgaaaacgtaaGTTATTTCGCTGCGATAGAGGT
This sequence is a window from Tubulanus polymorphus chromosome 9, tnTubPoly1.2, whole genome shotgun sequence. Protein-coding genes within it:
- the LOC141910891 gene encoding uncharacterized protein LOC141910891 — its product is MAESNPQINVDNSESVQIGDKCTMIINQCCHHEDKLSNERPPQNLEVNQVQKCLERTYDQMIDVEDYKEVWWSDKFINFHDFFTREHAKIRPRKQNENNEEQSVILPDDFEKLFAYYPRAMKRVCLVGEPGMGKTTQVINLVLNWTSSPTEFLKGFPMLFYIPLNDLPTDNPCIHTYIFENLLNQEIKQDLPISIFETFVRKNSEKAIFFLDGFDELKSDKAKKDIVRVINALPKAHIVITTRESGGSIIVTDPKFTVASISGFRMEEVIDIMRRKFPQRDPYDLFNMLSNKVTPLFKSIYYNPLILHMFCFLYMDEEEITVPSKLTNIYIDMTCFLISKREGFDLSSECFFGDIENSVALKQICKIAYETLIARQNSFSENRLKPDESKRTALTCKEVSPRHKSDRSVQLRFVHKSVQEFLAAVDSVVQFNDHCGEIPWNRCAFDQLPDELEKYGELYPRFVAGLLHRYMHNRGLAELFKTLIDDRFVKVKVEGFVDVFSRRNGLLMALVPDYERFIQLQSESYQLSDQLLIYLNEADCPDDAIGEIVHYMGKMLIVRVDSGFEINVLAKILRQNECPIEVVYIIDLNYELEPGGCADEYRELGTAITSNTSLRGMIVKTDTSSSLDGPNPYLPTCQKSNSIDWFVWEDGNNVCICYKKFNCEWTRTSRLITREDEDQLTSRDAFTKSREEILLIETAASSKLLGDIRKSYPFVKHLFLQVPPVKSENVIGELTKIIPVLKSVHLNEIFDEYLSGEEFNYFNNALKSSDIETIWLDLKKLTTSQWAEISDSVGSMPKLKHLFANARISRILDQLPQLTVLSIDLRSGADGDALVRYLSSNAVNELREVAISMERNITLPSYDKLKRYRRFVG